One Magnetococcales bacterium DNA segment encodes these proteins:
- a CDS encoding helix-turn-helix transcriptional regulator, translating to MSETSSLERLKERLEFVIGREAPYAWATRIGLGKSTLAGILNNGACPRTSTLIKIAMNTNISLNWLLTGRGSPWMEHSSTLPPEDPMTMAREPETHYRVSPQSYVVVPRFSIVADGLENEPFHSGQIVDHIAFKSDWILGVMGLDPKKVVLVSIIGDSMEPTLKDGDLVLLDQRDQSMRNDAIYVLRRGEDLVAKRLQRGFDGSIAIKSDNEAYEDIRVTAEQVRQISIIGRVVWTGRRI from the coding sequence ATGTCTGAAACCTCTTCCCTCGAAAGGCTCAAGGAACGTCTGGAGTTCGTGATCGGCAGGGAGGCGCCGTATGCCTGGGCCACCCGAATCGGATTGGGAAAATCGACCCTTGCGGGAATTCTCAACAATGGCGCCTGTCCCCGCACCAGTACCCTGATCAAGATTGCCATGAACACCAATATTTCGCTCAACTGGCTGCTGACGGGACGGGGGTCGCCGTGGATGGAACATTCATCGACGCTCCCTCCCGAAGATCCGATGACCATGGCACGCGAACCGGAAACCCATTATCGGGTCTCGCCGCAATCCTATGTAGTGGTTCCGCGGTTCAGCATTGTAGCGGACGGATTGGAAAACGAACCGTTCCATAGTGGACAGATTGTCGATCACATCGCCTTCAAATCGGATTGGATCCTTGGAGTCATGGGGTTGGATCCGAAGAAGGTTGTTTTGGTGAGCATCATTGGCGATTCCATGGAACCGACCTTGAAGGATGGTGACTTGGTCCTTCTGGATCAAAGGGATCAGAGCATGCGCAATGATGCCATTTATGTATTGCGCCGCGGCGAGGATCTGGTTGCCAAACGATTGCAGCGGGGGTTCGATGGTTCGATCGCCATCAAAAGTGACAATGAGGCGTATGAAGATATACGAGTGACTGCCGAACAGGTGCGGCAGATTTCGATCATTGGCAGAGTGGTTTGGACGGGACGGAGAATCTGA
- a CDS encoding STAS domain-containing protein, producing MSISVQIEGRIATLSLDERFNFEIHRDFRDAYSKCKPNSAFVIDMKRVEYLDSSALGMLLLLREYAGADKADVRIINCKSMVERLLKVANFDRLFKIT from the coding sequence ATGTCCATCAGTGTCCAGATCGAAGGCCGCATCGCCACCCTGTCTCTTGATGAACGGTTCAATTTTGAAATTCACCGCGATTTTCGCGACGCCTACTCCAAATGCAAGCCCAACAGCGCCTTCGTCATCGATATGAAAAGGGTTGAATACCTCGACAGTTCGGCCCTGGGGATGCTTCTGTTGCTGCGTGAATACGCCGGGGCCGACAAGGCCGATGTCCGGATCATCAACTGCAAGTCGATGGTCGAACGGTTGTTGAAGGTGGCCAACTTCGATCGCCTTTTCAAGATTACCTGA
- a CDS encoding DNA transposition protein: MNMPHPLFYARFPESLKEIREAIGLENTLKLVTNCGGTRIFVPKRISAQHRLANLLGLKAARQLSRRFGGESLTVVRGAPALRNLRNREIVAKYNNGVRVADLARSYALTERRIYSILAGTSSN; the protein is encoded by the coding sequence ATGAACATGCCACATCCCCTGTTTTATGCCCGTTTTCCCGAATCGCTCAAGGAAATCCGCGAGGCCATCGGCTTGGAGAATACCTTGAAATTGGTAACAAATTGCGGAGGTACACGCATTTTCGTTCCCAAAAGAATCAGCGCCCAGCATCGTCTGGCCAATCTGCTTGGATTGAAGGCGGCCCGACAACTGAGTCGCCGCTTTGGTGGTGAAAGTCTGACGGTTGTCCGTGGCGCACCTGCCCTGCGCAATTTGCGCAACAGGGAAATTGTCGCCAAATACAATAACGGGGTGCGCGTTGCAGACCTTGCCCGTTCCTATGCCCTGACCGAACGCCGCATCTATTCCATTCTTGCGGGAACCTCGTCCAATTGA
- the tatA gene encoding twin-arginine translocase TatA/TatE family subunit yields the protein MFGLGTSELIIILVIVLVVFGAGKLPKVMKDLGKGVKSFKDAMNEKEELVEGTPANAPGKLVEAEVVSKKENA from the coding sequence ATGTTCGGATTGGGTACTTCGGAACTGATCATCATTCTGGTGATCGTCCTCGTCGTTTTCGGCGCCGGCAAGCTTCCCAAGGTGATGAAGGATTTGGGCAAAGGGGTCAAGAGTTTCAAGGACGCCATGAACGAAAAGGAGGAACTTGTCGAAGGGACTCCCGCGAACGCCCCCGGCAAACTGGTCGAGGCGGAAGTCGTCTCCAAGAAGGAAAACGCCTGA
- a CDS encoding exopolyphosphatase, producing MKLAAIDCGSNAVRLLVSNVFEVGSWKPLIRKADLYRVPVRLGEDAFIRGVISREKARDFLHAMAAFKSLMSACHVDDYLACATSAMRTAENGPELVKQVHRETGLDIQIIDGSREAEFIALNRLDGRFLIGNFLYIDVGGGSTELSLYQDGQLKASRSFKIGTIRIKEGLVPEKRWLHMKEWIDMHCHPLTAISAIGSGGNINKLFSLISHKFDKPATLKRIQVIHNELSQLSIEERMLKLGLKPDRADVIVPAGQIFTTIMTWANIQQIFVPQIGLSDGLIHALYQRKIHARKD from the coding sequence ATGAAACTCGCTGCCATCGACTGCGGATCGAATGCGGTTCGCCTTTTGGTGTCGAACGTGTTCGAGGTCGGCTCGTGGAAGCCGCTCATTCGCAAGGCGGATCTTTACCGGGTTCCGGTACGGCTGGGAGAGGATGCCTTTATCCGCGGAGTGATTTCCAGGGAGAAAGCCCGGGATTTTCTGCATGCCATGGCGGCCTTCAAATCGTTGATGTCCGCCTGCCATGTGGATGATTATCTGGCCTGTGCCACCTCGGCCATGCGCACGGCGGAAAACGGGCCGGAGCTGGTCAAACAGGTCCACCGCGAGACCGGTCTCGACATCCAGATCATCGATGGTTCCAGAGAGGCGGAATTCATCGCCCTCAATCGTCTCGATGGCCGTTTTCTCATCGGCAATTTTCTCTACATCGATGTCGGTGGTGGAAGTACCGAATTGTCGCTGTATCAGGATGGCCAGCTCAAAGCCTCGCGATCATTCAAGATTGGGACGATTCGCATCAAGGAAGGGTTGGTGCCGGAAAAGCGATGGCTTCACATGAAAGAATGGATCGACATGCACTGTCATCCACTGACCGCCATTTCCGCCATCGGTTCCGGGGGCAATATCAACAAACTGTTTTCCCTCATCAGTCACAAATTCGACAAGCCCGCCACCCTGAAACGGATTCAGGTGATCCATAACGAGCTGTCGCAATTGAGTATCGAGGAACGGATGCTCAAACTGGGACTCAAACCGGACCGGGCCGATGTCATCGTCCCCGCGGGACAGATTTTCACCACCATCATGACCTGGGCCAACATTCAGCAAATTTTTGTCCCCCAGATCGGTTTGTCGGACGGGTTGATTCACGCCCTCTATCAACGAAAAATTCATGCCCGAAAAGACTGA
- a CDS encoding BrnA antitoxin family protein, with translation MSIPEKLSGFILPSPEEEKAIACGIAADPDTYEPTTEEIMTMRPLRGRPVNPDKKVLLSVRYSPEVVEFFRSTGTGWQTRMDEALREWVASHR, from the coding sequence ATGTCAATACCAGAGAAACTCTCGGGCTTTATCCTTCCCAGTCCTGAAGAAGAGAAGGCCATTGCATGTGGCATTGCCGCAGACCCGGACACCTATGAACCAACCACTGAAGAAATCATGACCATGCGCCCGTTGCGCGGCAGACCCGTCAACCCAGATAAGAAAGTTTTATTATCTGTACGATATTCCCCGGAGGTTGTTGAATTCTTCCGATCCACTGGGACTGGATGGCAAACCCGCATGGATGAGGCGCTTCGGGAATGGGTGGCGTCGCACCGATAA
- a CDS encoding putative DNA binding domain-containing protein, giving the protein MFDGAEELLRKIQLGEDTSLELKTVVMAGNKVKAPSRADLADEIAAIANTARGVIVFGVDDKTREITGIPRQQLDDVERYVFEVCHESIKPPVLFRSLRMELPDTMGSPKAVLKVEIPRSLFVHKSPGGYFHRQGSSKREMDTPVLSRLLQQRSQAQLIRFDEQPVPGTARSDLDEVLLRRFLKNPWGPACLSAFGIDGDLTTVHKLGLLKTDDEGTERATVAGVLMCSRKPAQWMSSAFIMAVRYRGVRQDSNQQLDAMDIHGPLDEQIRQSMLFVRRNMSVAAKKRPGRVEIPQFSTRAIFEAIVNAVAHRDYSISGSKIRLFMFDDRLELYSPGALPNTMTIESLPLRQFTRNELLTTLLGRCPVEEGAEKLMRQYFMEKRGEGVPIIMDESFRISGRLPEYRLLDHTELLLAIHAANATDFGHGEA; this is encoded by the coding sequence GTGTTTGACGGCGCGGAAGAACTGCTTCGGAAAATTCAATTGGGAGAGGATACCTCTCTCGAACTCAAGACCGTGGTCATGGCGGGGAACAAGGTCAAGGCTCCCTCCCGCGCCGACCTGGCGGATGAAATCGCGGCCATTGCCAACACAGCCAGAGGAGTCATCGTTTTTGGCGTGGATGACAAGACGCGGGAGATCACCGGCATTCCCAGGCAGCAGCTCGATGATGTCGAACGTTATGTCTTCGAGGTGTGTCATGAAAGCATCAAGCCGCCGGTCCTGTTCCGTTCCCTTCGCATGGAACTGCCAGACACCATGGGCTCGCCGAAGGCCGTCTTGAAGGTCGAGATCCCCCGCAGTTTGTTTGTTCATAAAAGTCCTGGGGGATATTTCCATCGTCAGGGCAGTTCAAAGCGCGAGATGGACACTCCGGTGTTATCCCGCCTGCTTCAGCAACGCAGTCAAGCCCAACTGATCCGGTTCGACGAACAACCGGTTCCCGGAACCGCTCGATCCGACCTGGATGAGGTCTTGTTGCGCCGTTTTTTGAAGAATCCATGGGGGCCGGCATGTTTATCGGCCTTTGGTATCGATGGTGATTTGACGACCGTTCACAAACTGGGGCTGCTCAAAACGGATGATGAAGGAACGGAACGGGCCACTGTCGCCGGGGTGTTGATGTGTTCCAGGAAACCAGCCCAGTGGATGTCGAGCGCGTTCATCATGGCCGTTCGCTATCGGGGAGTGCGGCAGGATTCCAATCAACAACTCGATGCCATGGATATCCATGGTCCTCTGGACGAACAAATCAGGCAGTCCATGCTCTTCGTGCGTCGCAATATGAGTGTGGCGGCCAAGAAACGGCCAGGACGGGTCGAGATTCCCCAGTTCAGCACGCGCGCCATCTTCGAGGCGATAGTCAATGCCGTTGCGCACCGGGATTATTCCATTTCCGGATCAAAAATCCGGCTTTTCATGTTTGATGATCGCCTCGAACTCTATTCGCCTGGCGCACTTCCCAACACGATGACCATCGAGAGTTTGCCACTGCGTCAGTTTACCAGGAACGAGCTGCTGACCACGTTGTTGGGACGATGTCCGGTCGAAGAAGGCGCGGAGAAACTGATGCGCCAGTATTTCATGGAAAAACGTGGCGAGGGCGTACCGATCATCATGGATGAAAGTTTCAGGATTTCTGGACGGTTGCCTGAATATCGTCTGCTTGATCATACAGAGCTGTTGCTGGCTATCCATGCGGCCAATGCGACGGATTTCGGACATGGCGAAGCCTGA
- the tatC gene encoding twin-arginine translocase subunit TatC: MTQEFDDKAPLLDHLIELRRRIANSVLAILVGFILCYSFAEDVFAFLVAPLRQIIGPDAKMIYTGLHEAFFTYMKVSFYAGLFLAIPVILSQVWLFVAPGLYKHEKQFFMPFLVITPILFFIGGGLAYYFVFPLAFKFFLSFASPGIEALPSLKEYLSLVMTMIFSFGLVFELPVAILLLIKAGTVSTTALVAKRKYFIVFAFIAGGILTPPDPFSQIMLAIPILLLYEISIILGRHLEKKRAVAESLGED, encoded by the coding sequence ATGACCCAGGAATTCGATGACAAGGCCCCCCTTCTTGATCATCTGATCGAACTCAGGCGCCGAATTGCCAACTCGGTGCTCGCGATTCTTGTGGGGTTCATTCTTTGTTATTCCTTTGCCGAGGATGTTTTCGCGTTCCTTGTCGCCCCGCTGCGCCAGATCATCGGTCCCGACGCGAAAATGATCTATACCGGACTCCACGAAGCTTTCTTCACCTACATGAAGGTTTCCTTCTACGCCGGACTGTTTCTGGCGATCCCGGTCATTCTTTCCCAGGTCTGGCTCTTTGTCGCCCCGGGTCTGTACAAACACGAAAAACAATTTTTCATGCCGTTTCTCGTCATCACCCCGATCCTGTTTTTCATAGGTGGCGGTTTGGCCTATTATTTTGTGTTTCCACTGGCGTTCAAATTTTTTCTCAGTTTCGCTTCTCCCGGAATCGAGGCCCTTCCCTCCCTCAAGGAATATCTGAGCCTCGTCATGACCATGATTTTTTCGTTCGGGCTCGTGTTCGAACTGCCGGTGGCCATCCTGCTGTTGATCAAGGCGGGGACGGTCAGCACGACAGCCCTGGTGGCCAAGCGAAAATATTTCATCGTCTTCGCCTTCATCGCCGGTGGCATCCTCACCCCTCCCGATCCCTTTTCCCAAATCATGCTTGCCATCCCCATTCTTCTTCTTTATGAGATTTCCATCATACTCGGACGGCACCTTGAAAAAAAACGGGCCGTTGCCGAATCGTTGGGGGAGGATTGA
- a CDS encoding twin-arginine translocase TatA/TatE family subunit, with protein sequence MLGMGWIEILVVVVVALLVIGPESLPEVARSLAKGLRQVQRVVAEVRDSINLEEFERRHPPRPSVPPDEPSLPRVTGETSARPLSGGTIPTADARSESTKNDTATTP encoded by the coding sequence ATGCTGGGTATGGGTTGGATCGAAATTCTTGTCGTCGTTGTCGTCGCCCTGCTCGTGATCGGACCCGAGAGCCTTCCCGAGGTCGCCCGATCCCTGGCCAAGGGGCTGCGTCAGGTGCAGCGCGTCGTCGCCGAAGTGCGGGACAGCATCAACCTTGAAGAATTCGAACGCAGACATCCCCCAAGGCCTTCCGTCCCACCCGATGAACCTTCCCTGCCCAGGGTCACCGGCGAGACCTCGGCAAGACCCCTGTCCGGGGGGACCATCCCCACTGCCGATGCCCGTTCCGAGTCCACCAAAAACGACACCGCAACCACGCCATGA
- a CDS encoding ribonuclease J, translating to MGNPQSLEIIPLGGLGEIGMNLLVYGCDGKLLIVDCGLTFPGSDTPGVDVIIPDVSFLVENRDRVVGFVLTHGHEDHTGAMPYIWPDIEGPIYGSAMTLGLLRVKFREHRLLDRATLIEVRNRQPFQVGPFNLCMIQVSHSIVDSSALAIKTPLGTIIHTGDFKIDHTPVDRRPTDLYSFARYGESGVLALLSDSTNINRRGATVSEQVVAEALLKVFTKREGLIVVATFASNIQRIQQVFDAARAVERRVVISGRSMQTNIDVARSLGFLKVEDDMILDVRSFAHYQRCEMVVLSSGSQGEPNSSLSRIAHGEHREIDLRPGDTVVLSSRFIPGNEQTIWAMVNRMFRSGAWVIHEANLPEIHVSGHAPQEDLKLMLALTRPRYFIPIHGEIRHLHNHRNLAIQMGVDPGHALVVENGHRIVIDAAGMRQEGLVPSGRVFVDGKGIGDISDIVLRDRRHLSEDGLVVVVLVVEKSTGAILQRPELLTRGVVYEEDNRLLLEQAKEAVEEALRLGPQGMDFAEDEGAGPLELAQRAVRRFFKKKLGRRPAVIPLVMEM from the coding sequence ATGGGAAATCCCCAATCCCTGGAAATCATTCCCCTTGGCGGTCTGGGCGAAATCGGGATGAACCTTCTGGTCTACGGCTGCGATGGCAAACTGCTCATCGTCGATTGCGGTCTGACCTTTCCCGGCAGCGATACGCCGGGCGTCGATGTCATCATCCCCGATGTCTCCTTCCTCGTCGAAAACCGTGACCGGGTTGTCGGATTCGTTCTGACCCACGGACATGAAGACCATACCGGAGCCATGCCCTACATCTGGCCCGACATCGAAGGACCCATCTACGGCAGTGCCATGACCCTGGGACTGCTTCGGGTCAAGTTTCGCGAACACCGCCTCCTGGACCGGGCCACCCTGATCGAGGTCCGCAACCGTCAACCCTTCCAGGTCGGTCCCTTCAACCTGTGCATGATTCAGGTTTCCCATTCCATTGTCGATTCCTCCGCCCTGGCGATCAAAACACCCCTGGGGACGATCATCCACACCGGTGATTTCAAGATTGACCATACTCCGGTCGATCGCCGTCCCACCGACCTGTATTCCTTCGCCCGCTACGGCGAAAGCGGCGTCCTGGCCCTTCTGTCCGATTCGACCAACATCAACCGTCGCGGCGCTACCGTTTCGGAACAGGTGGTTGCGGAGGCCCTGCTCAAGGTGTTCACCAAGAGGGAAGGGCTGATCGTCGTCGCCACCTTCGCCTCCAACATTCAGCGCATCCAACAGGTCTTCGACGCCGCCCGCGCCGTCGAACGCCGGGTCGTCATCAGCGGACGTTCGATGCAGACCAACATCGATGTCGCCCGTTCCCTTGGATTTCTCAAGGTCGAGGACGACATGATCCTCGATGTCCGTTCCTTTGCGCATTACCAACGGTGCGAGATGGTGGTCCTCTCTTCGGGCAGTCAGGGAGAACCCAACTCCTCCCTGTCGCGCATCGCCCACGGCGAACATCGCGAAATCGACCTGCGACCCGGAGATACCGTCGTCCTCTCTTCCCGTTTCATCCCCGGCAACGAACAGACCATCTGGGCCATGGTCAATCGCATGTTTCGTTCGGGGGCCTGGGTGATCCACGAAGCGAACCTTCCCGAAATCCATGTCTCGGGCCACGCGCCACAGGAAGACCTCAAGCTGATGCTCGCCCTGACCCGGCCACGGTATTTCATTCCCATCCACGGCGAAATACGACACCTGCACAACCATCGCAACCTGGCCATTCAGATGGGCGTGGACCCGGGACACGCCCTCGTGGTCGAAAACGGCCACAGGATCGTCATCGATGCCGCGGGAATGCGCCAGGAGGGATTGGTTCCCTCGGGACGTGTCTTCGTCGATGGCAAGGGAATCGGCGACATCAGCGACATCGTCCTCAGAGACCGGCGCCACCTGTCGGAAGACGGACTGGTGGTCGTGGTGCTGGTCGTCGAAAAAAGTACCGGCGCCATTTTGCAACGCCCGGAACTCCTGACCCGGGGCGTCGTCTACGAGGAAGACAACCGTCTTCTCCTGGAACAGGCCAAGGAGGCGGTCGAGGAGGCCCTTCGCCTTGGCCCCCAGGGGATGGATTTCGCCGAGGACGAAGGGGCGGGACCTTTGGAACTGGCGCAACGGGCCGTGCGCCGCTTCTTCAAGAAGAAACTGGGTCGCAGACCGGCGGTCATTCCCCTGGTCATGGAAATGTAG
- the mutM gene encoding bifunctional DNA-formamidopyrimidine glycosylase/DNA-(apurinic or apyrimidinic site) lyase, with product MPELPEVETVRRGLWQALAGVRIMDVVVRRTDLRWPVAGALLHGVLPGQRIEGMDRRGKVLLLRTAAGTVLIHLGMSGVLRVVSDGVVPGRHDHVDFVLEGRLVLRLTDSRRFGAVLWGGSDPLRHELVSRLGPEPLAEEFDGSALHARIRMMRRAIKMALMDGRVVAGIGNIYAVESLFRAGIHPATQAASLRLETCSILVSAIKDRLTAAIRQGGTTLRDFRRSDGRPGYFQQSLLVYGREGACCRECGGVISSLRLGGRASPFCPCCQPPAR from the coding sequence ATGCCGGAGCTGCCGGAGGTGGAAACCGTTCGCCGGGGATTGTGGCAAGCCCTTGCCGGGGTACGGATCATGGATGTCGTGGTCCGGAGGACGGACCTGCGTTGGCCGGTGGCCGGGGCGTTGTTGCACGGGGTTTTGCCGGGGCAACGGATCGAGGGGATGGACCGGAGGGGAAAGGTGTTGCTGTTGCGAACGGCGGCGGGGACTGTCCTGATCCATTTGGGGATGAGTGGTGTTTTACGGGTGGTGTCGGATGGGGTGGTTCCGGGTCGGCATGATCATGTCGATTTTGTGTTGGAAGGGAGATTGGTTCTGCGTTTGACCGATTCACGGCGTTTTGGAGCGGTCCTTTGGGGAGGAAGCGATCCTTTGCGGCATGAGCTTGTTTCCCGTTTGGGACCCGAACCGTTGGCGGAAGAATTTGACGGATCGGCGCTTCATGCCCGGATCCGAATGATGCGGCGGGCGATCAAGATGGCCTTGATGGATGGCCGGGTGGTGGCGGGAATCGGCAACATTTATGCGGTCGAATCCCTGTTCCGGGCGGGTATCCATCCAGCGACTCAGGCGGCCTCGTTGCGTTTGGAGACGTGTAGCATTTTGGTGTCGGCGATCAAGGATCGCTTGACCGCGGCCATTCGGCAGGGGGGGACGACCTTGCGTGATTTTCGTCGGAGTGATGGCCGACCGGGATATTTTCAACAATCATTGTTGGTGTATGGCCGTGAGGGAGCATGTTGCCGGGAATGTGGCGGTGTCATTTCTTCCTTGCGTCTGGGGGGTCGTGCCAGCCCTTTTTGTCCGTGCTGTCAGCCCCCCGCGCGATGA
- a CDS encoding carbonic anhydrase, which yields MTHIEPMRRQMIKGLALGMGVLALPRIPWASGSGHAQAPSMTPDQALQLLKEGHQRFLEGKPERPNLSPERIADTFKNGQHPFVTIISCSDSRVPVEHIFDRGIGDLFVIRVAGNVADTDEIGTTEYGAGHLMTPLILVLGHTRCGAVTAVVKGDKVGGSIPKLVDNIIPAVHRSRDKGLAGDELIVDAIRENVHQSIFDLSTGSEELKHLTKENKVNIVGAVYHVEDGTIEWL from the coding sequence GTGACTCATATTGAACCAATGCGGCGGCAGATGATCAAAGGCTTGGCTCTGGGAATGGGGGTGCTTGCCCTTCCCAGGATTCCCTGGGCAAGCGGTTCGGGACATGCCCAGGCCCCCTCCATGACCCCGGATCAGGCATTGCAGTTGCTCAAGGAAGGACACCAGCGATTCCTCGAAGGAAAACCGGAACGCCCGAATCTGTCACCCGAACGCATCGCCGACACCTTCAAGAATGGTCAGCATCCATTCGTCACCATCATTTCCTGTTCCGATTCGCGGGTCCCGGTCGAACATATTTTCGATCGCGGCATCGGTGATTTGTTTGTCATCCGGGTCGCCGGCAACGTCGCCGATACCGATGAGATCGGGACCACCGAATATGGCGCGGGACACCTGATGACCCCGCTCATTCTGGTCCTCGGGCATACCCGTTGCGGAGCGGTGACCGCCGTCGTCAAAGGGGACAAGGTCGGCGGCAGCATCCCCAAACTGGTGGACAACATCATTCCCGCCGTCCATCGTTCCAGGGACAAGGGGTTGGCGGGGGATGAACTCATTGTCGATGCCATCCGTGAAAACGTCCATCAAAGCATTTTCGATCTTTCGACCGGCAGCGAGGAACTCAAGCATCTGACCAAGGAGAACAAGGTCAACATTGTCGGCGCCGTTTATCATGTCGAAGATGGCACGATCGAATGGCTTTGA